From a region of the Methanolobus tindarius DSM 2278 genome:
- a CDS encoding HVO_0476 family zinc finger protein, with translation MNDEVEVVCPACSPKIAVPHDVLKGGQNPVVQCQECENVHPAKIEKVKTFNVKVIISKGDESFTQTTLLTSEEDLMVEDEIIVDDGESDEVYPILITAIESGEKRLKKANASEISTIWGRAIDEVVVKIAVHRGKKTEPLHKRVPGGYEFVIGQEETVDKTKIRIKKIKIRDGTLESKTGIAIPAKFIKRIFAEEIVRKSWGDGKTQWSMKGKGRSW, from the coding sequence ATGAACGACGAAGTTGAAGTTGTATGTCCGGCATGTTCACCAAAAATAGCAGTGCCACATGATGTTTTAAAAGGAGGACAGAATCCTGTCGTCCAGTGCCAGGAATGTGAAAATGTCCATCCTGCTAAAATAGAGAAGGTCAAAACCTTCAATGTCAAAGTGATAATCAGTAAAGGTGATGAGTCTTTCACTCAGACAACCCTCCTGACATCTGAAGAAGACTTGATGGTAGAAGATGAGATTATTGTAGATGATGGAGAATCTGACGAGGTTTATCCTATACTTATAACCGCAATCGAATCCGGTGAAAAAAGACTCAAAAAAGCCAATGCTTCTGAGATATCTACTATATGGGGCAGAGCCATTGATGAAGTGGTAGTGAAAATCGCAGTTCACAGAGGAAAAAAAACCGAACCACTTCATAAAAGAGTGCCAGGCGGATATGAGTTTGTTATTGGCCAGGAAGAAACTGTGGATAAAACAAAGATCCGTATCAAAAAGATAAAGATACGGGACGGAACCCTTGAATCTAAAACTGGCATTGCAATTCCCGCAAAATTCATTAAAAGGATATTTGCAGAAGAAATTGTCAGAAAAAGCTGGGGAGATGGAAAAACCCAATGGAGTATGAAAGGGAAAGGAAGAAGCTGGTAA